GAAAGGCCCTGCGAAGTTCTTGAGCATGTCCACGCCCCCGCTGACCTCGGCGGGGAAGAACTTGAGGGTGGTCAGCCCACGGCTGATGCCCGCCTCGATGTCGCTGGGTGTGCACACACCCGGGACGATGGGTATGCCCTGTTCCAGAGCCCAGTCCACGACGGTGGGGTTGAAGCCCGGGGAGACGAGGAACTTTGCCCCTGCTGCCACCGCCTTCTTTGCATACTCGAGGTTGGTCACCGTGCCGGCACCCACGAGCATCTCGGGGTATGCCTTGGAGATGCGCCTGATCGCCTCCTCTGCCGCTTGGGTGCGGAAGGTGACCTCTGCACAGGGTAGTCCACCTGCGATCAGGGCTCCTGCAAGACCCTCGGCCTTGTCGGCATCATCGATCTTCACCACCGGTACCAGGCCGATCGTATGGATTTGTTCAAACAGTGCTTCATGCATATGCGTTGCTCCTTCTTGGATATTCCAATTATGAAACGATGTTTCAAAATATTATTGACAGACTCAAGCATACCTTCTATGATTTGAAATATCAAGAGGATATTACTGTTCCTGTATAAAAATATGGAGGAGACTTCTATGGGAAATACATTTGTGACATTTGGTGAGATTATGTTGAGACTCAAGTCCCCAGGGCATGAGCGTTTCTTTCAATCACCCGCTTTGGAAGCCACCTTTGGCGGAGGAGAGGCCAATGTCGCTGTTTCTCTCTCATTGCTTGGAAAGGCATCACGATTTGTGAGTGCACTTCCCTCCAATGCCATTGGGGAGGCTGCAGTACGTGAGGTTCGTAAATATGGTGTTGATACCTCAGCCATCAAGATGACCAAGAATGGCCGTGTCGGTATCTACTTTCTGGAAACAGGGGCAAACCAGAGACCCAGTAGTGTCGTATATGATCGTGCAGAGAGTTCCATTGCGCTCAGTAAACCTTCTGATTTTGATTTCAAATCAGTACTTGCTGATGCACAATGGTTCCATATCACCGGCATCACCCCGGCAATCAGCCAGGATGCAGCAGACAGTAGTCTTGCAGCAATGAAGGCGGCCAAGGAAGCAGGGGCCACTGTATCCATCGATTTGAACTATCGAAAGAAACTCTGGAACTATGGAAAGAAAGCACCTGAGGTAATGAGGGAATTGGTTAAGTTTGCTGATGTAATCATTGCGAATGAGGAAGATATCCAGAAGTGTCTGGGTATTGAGGCCAAGGTTGATGTTACCAGTGGTGAGTTGGATACAGATGTCTACAAGGATCTTACCGAAGAGGTGAAGCGCCAGTTCCCCAATGTCTCGGTGGTTGCTGTTACCCTCAGGGAGAGCAAGAGTGCCGACCACAATGGGTGGAGTGCAGCACTCAGCGGCAAGAGTGGCTTCTACCTCTCCAAGCACTATGAGATCACGGACATTATCGACCGCGTCGGTGGTGGAGACTCCTTCTCTGCTGGTCTGGTCTTCGCTCTCAGCGAGTATGGGGATGATGAACAGTATGTTATCAACTTTGCAGTGGCAGCGTCAGCTTTGAAGCACTCCATCGATGGAGATTTCAATCTCAGCACAAAAGCAGAGGTTGAGGCACTGTGCAAGGGAGATGGAAGCGGTCGCGTTCAGCGATAACCACTTTCGGACCAAAAGAATCAGGGGGAGCAAGCTTTTCGAAGTTTGCTCCTCTCTCTTTACCAAACCTTTACCTTGTTTCCTTATAGAGTAGATAGTACATCCCTATACTTGGCTCAACGACAAACAAAGGAGTCAATAAAATGCGAAAAACAATGATACTTTCCGTAATCTTCGTAGTGGCAATGGGTGCTGTCCTCTCTGCACAACCTATTAGCGAAAAGCAGGCTGAACTTTCCCAGACTGAAGAAATGGTAGAAACTACCGAGTTTGAAGGATTGCTCTATATGGCAGAGGAAGAGAAGCTTGCCAGGGATGTCTATCTTGCTCTTTATGAAAAGTGGGGAAGTCGTGTATTTCTCAACATTGCAAATGCTGAGCAACAGCACATGGATGCAGTTTCTGCAGTCATGAAAGACAAGGAGATAGCCAATCCTGCCAGTACCTCAGAGATCGGGGTCTTCCACAACACTGAAATTGCCAAACTCTATGAGAGTCTGGTTGCGCAAGGCAGCTCATCCATCGAAGAAGCTTTCCTGGTTGGAGCCATCATAGAGGATCTTGATATCTATGACTTGCAACGATACATTGCGGCAAGTGAGGATGAAGTGGAGATCTGGGTATATAATAATCTACTCAGAGGTTCAGAAAACCACATGCGTGCATTCGTAAGGCAGCTGGATAGATATGGTCTGGATTATACTGCCCGCTATATCAGCGATGCTGAACTTTCCAGAATCCTTTCACGACGCTGATCAACTTCTGCACTCCTGTGATGGATGAACAATTCCTCGGTTGCCAAGGAGAGCTTGGTAACCGAGAATTCTGTTCCTTCTGGGTAGATGTAGTACGTATCTTCCAGGGTGGATAGGTCCACACAGTCTCCTTTGCCGAAATATTCATACTCAATATGGCAGGCATACATGCTCAGCGAAGGTTTTGACAAGAAGAATGCATTGTGGTCAAATTCCCCTTCCAGGGTAAATCCATCCATGGAATGAGTCAGTTTTGCTTTCCCTAAGGGAATGTATCCTTTTGCATTGGGAAGAGCCTCCACGCGTGCCATGGTTTCAAAATGGTAAGTACCATGCTCTATTTCTTGACGAACCTGTTCCCGTTCCCATTCATACCAATCGGGAATATGGGAGAACTCTGTGGTAAGTGTATGTTCGTCATCAGCTTTCCTTACTGCTTTCAACTCACCATACTCGCTCATTTCCCACTGTTTGTGGCAAGCCTCACATCCTAGGATTGTGCCTTTGCTGTACATCTTGTACTCACGAAGGCAGTGAGGACATTGATACAAGGGTTTATGCAAACCTTCTGCCCGTTTGGGATACGCTATTCTGATCTTGTTCTCTTTCTGCCACGCATACTCATCATATTCGAAGGCCTTTCGTATAACCTTGTTTACTTCACTGGTCTTGGCTTGTTTTAATTCTTCAGCTGTGAAAAGCAGTGAAAGATCGGCTTCAATTCGGTTCCCTCTGCTTTTCAGGTTCCAAAGAGGGCTATTCAGGTAGTGTCCATGCATATTCAGCATCACCACAGGAACCCCCAACAGCTTGGCCATCTTACCGAGGGAGTCAGGAAGTATGGCAGTCGTACCCACCAGTGAATATCGAGCTTCCGGGTAGAGAGCCAGGATATCCTTGTTGACGGTCAATACCTCTCTGATATGTCTGACCAACTGTAGGTCGTTGGTAAACTTGCGTTTACAAATTCCCCCTGCATTTCTCAGCAACCACTCCCGTTTAAGAAAACCATCGATTGCCACGACATAGTTTGCTCTATGGGGGAAGAGGGCAGCGGTGGTCACCTTGAAATCGATGAATGCCATATGTGTACAAAGCAAGAGAAAGGGAGGTTTGACCCCTTCCATTCTCTTGCGATTGATTTTCAGTTTGTGTTTCCATACTGCAGGGTAGCTGAGTAGCCACGTCACAGGTCTTAGATAGTGGCGTTGTCTGATGGGCTTTTTCTGCATATCAAAACGCTTTGCTTGTTGTAGTTTCTCAAATCCCGTCATTACCGTCTTCCTTTGTCACAATGTAGCGTGTAGGGACCAAGAGAACAAGTGTAGTGCTGTAGTCATTGGATAAGTACCACGAATTTTGTATAGTGCAACCATGAAACACACAACCCTGTATGAACTGGCCAAGGCCTATCAAGATGCTTCAATTGATTCAGTTTTTTCTGAAAACGACCTAATCTGTATACTTTCTGAAGAACAGATACCGTATTATGTATCGGTTGTAGATTCAGCATTTGCAGCCTATCGGGGGGAAAAGGGCCTTACTGGTTATCTTGCTCTCTCCTTACAGGACGAAGGCATCTCTGAGATGGAAAACCTGGATCTACAAGAGGCTCAGGAGTGTTTGCTTGGCATTATGCGAACAGCGAAAGAGAATCTGGAAGAGAGCGACCTCAGGGCGGCCGAAGAGAGTGGGGTCCTTTTCAGCGAGGATGCCTACCCCCAGTTCAGGATCAAGGAACAGTACAAGGTTCCCTGGTACATCAGCGATAAGGAAGAAGCGGATTTGATCCTCATCCTTCGGGGCTTGTTGTTTGCCAAGGAGTATTTCGCATCCTTTAAGAAAACCAAGAAGACCAACACGTTTTCTTTCTGGCTTGACTCTCTCCAGTTGGAAGAGACAGACAAGAAGGAGTACATCCCCACGCTGGTGAAGAAAGGTGATAGCTTTTCAGTCAGTGTCCGGGTATTGCAGGATGAAGCCTATGGATTCTACTATCCACAAGCTTTTTTTACCAATGAGGACCGTCAGCTGCAATACAAGAGGATGAAGGCAAAACCAGGAAAGATCATGGCTCTGGCAATCGGAATGATGGTCGAGCCAATGCTCCCCGGAAAAGGTGAGAGACCTGTGTATCCCTTCTATAGCCTTGCCTATGACCCACAATCTCATCAAGTGCTTGATGTCTTCCTTGTTGAGGATTATGAACAGGAACATGGGAAGATCATCAGTCGTCTGCTCGAACTGTTTGAGAAGGAAGGCAAGCCGCAGGCAATCCACTGTTACGGCAAGAGAACCCTTCCGCTGCTTTCAGAATTAGGCAAGCAGATTGGTATCATGGTGGTCTGTGGAAATCAGAAGGAAGAGATGGATAGCCTGATCCAGGATATGTTCAGGGAACTCTATGAGATTCCTCATGACCATGATCATCATAGTTGCAATCATGAACATCATCACCATCATCATGAGGAGTAGGTAATCAGGCGTCTCCTCGCTTGGGGACGATGCAGATGAACACGAATTGCTCCTCTCCTGCGTTGGAAATCTGATGGTCGATTCCATCCGGTACATAGGCAACCGATCCACTTTCCAGTGGATAGTCCTTTCCATCCATAAAGAGATTCCCTCTCCCTTCCACTGCAAAAATGATATGTTGCCAGGGATGGGAGTGGTGAGGAGCCTTTCCTTCCTTCTCCAAGGTGAACATGCGCATTACATAGTCTTCCCACCCTTGTTCAGGGCCAATGAGGACCTGCTTGATGACTTTCTCAGTTATATTCTTTTTCTCAATTTCATCACGATGCGATACAAACATACGCTCTCCTATTTTCCTTGTAATCGTTCCATTACCCAGTCAGTACGCATACCACTCTCTCCTGTACTGAGACAGTGACCTTTTCCCAACAATTCATCGGTAACTGTTTGGATGAGGGGCTGTGCTACATGTTCTGGAGGTTCAGGAACAGCCAATACCTCGGTTCCTTTTTCTGTTTCAAGGGTTATCGGTTTTCCGATATCCAGTACAGAGTAGGAGAGGATGCCCTTGCTACCGAAAATGGTGGTGGTATCCTCATCCTTGCAGGTGTTGAAACACCAAAGTCCCGTACCACAGACACCACGCTCTGTTCTGAAACTACCATGGACAATATCATCAGCTCCATACGTCTGGCTCTGGTTTCTCCCTTCTCCTGTTGCCTCGATTATGGGGCCAAAATAGAAGTCGATCAGATCAAGGGAGTGTGAGCCAACATCGAGCAACAAACCGCCCCCGCTCTTCTCTGGTTGTACTCTCCATCTCCCCTTGTCCACGGTATCTTCTGGTTTTATGGTTTGCAGCAACTCCACATGGACTGCCCTGATCTCTCCAAGTTTTCCACTGTCGATCATCTCTTTGATCATAAGGTATTTTGGGAGTGCCCTACGGTAGTAAGCACTGAAAAAGGGGATTGAGTGTTGCTTGCAGTACTCAACCATCTCCTTGCTTTGCGCATAGGAAACCCCCAGTGGTTTTTCACAGTAGACTGGTTTTCCCTTTGCGGCAGCGAGGAGCGTATAGTAGTGGTGGGAGTCTGGATGGGTTGCAATGTAGATTGCATCCACCTGTGGATCTTCAATGAGCTTGAGTGCGTCATCGTACCAGGTCTCCACTCCATGGCGCCCAGCATAATCTGCTGCCTTCTCCGCATTTCGCCTCATGACAGCAACAAGGGAAGCCCCCTCTGCTTTCTGGAATCCAGGGCCGCTTTTCACTTCAGTTACATTGCCGCATCCGATAATACCCCATCTAATTTGTTGCATGAGTTGACTCCTTTTTCACCATGATAGCTCATAGGAGGGGAAAAAACATCCCCGGATTGCATTCCCGGGGATTTCTTACTGCTTTACTTGGCCTCTTCCCAGCCTAGAAGGTGAGAGAGGTTTGTACATGCAGCCAGTATTGACTTGGTGATGTGTTCTTGTTCTTCCGGATTGAAGCGAAAAAGAGGCCAGGAGACACTCATCGCGGCAACGACCTTTCCTGTGTAGTCCTTGATTGGGGAGCCAATGCAGAGCGTGCCCATTTCATGTTCTTCATTATCGCTTGCCCAGCCTCGATCGCGGATTTGTTGCAATTCCTGTTTCAATACCCCAATATCAGTAATGGTGTTTGGGGTGAATGGTTTCATCTTTACAGAGGAGAGGTATTCATCAAGGGTGTCTTGAGGCATATCACTGAGCAGAACCTTCCCAATAGCTGTACAGTACAGGGGAATTGCTTTTCCCACCCTTGAGTACATTCTGATGGTGAAGGAGGACTCCTTCTTCAGGACATAGACAGCTTTGTCCTCCTCCAGTACTCCCATATGCACCGTCTCACCCAGTTCATCACAGAGTTCTTGGGCGACAGGATTGGCTACATGAATCAGATCGATATGCTCAAGCCCACGGGATCCCACAGAGAACATCTTCAGCGTTAGGCTGTAGAGGTCTGTGTTATCCCGATAGACATAGCCAAGGTTGACCAAGGTGGAAAGAAACCTGAGCAGGGTTGCTTTTGGTAAACCCGTCTCCTTGGATAGTTGTTCCAGATTGATGCTCTGATGCTTGGACAATGTCTCCAGGATGACAATGGTTCTAATAACTCCGCTGGTTTGTTGTTTTTCTCCTGCCGGATTGGTTTTCTTCCCCATGGTATCAACCCTCGAAATAAGCTTTTGCATTACCAAAGGAGATATTCTCAACCACCTTTCCCAGCATCTCCATGTCGTATGGAACTTCTCCCTCTTCTGCCCAAGTGCCCAGGATATTACACAGGATACGCCTGAAATACTCATGCCTGGAGTAGGAGAGGAAGGACCGGCTGTCGGTAAGCATCCCGATGAAACGGGGGAGCAGGCCAACGTTGCCCAAAAGCTTCATCTGTTCTTCCATACCATCCTTGTGGTCAGCGAACCACCAGGCAGAACCAAGCTGCATTTTTCCTGGAATCCCATCCTGATAACAGCCCATCAAGGTACCCAAAGTATAGTAATCCTTTGGGTTGAGTGTATAGAGAATCGTCTTGGGTACATCGCCGGTGGCAGAGAGATTGTTCAGGAAAGCTGACAAACCTTCAGCAAGATCCTTGTCGTGGGAGGCGTCATAGCCGGTATCAGGTCCGAGTTTCTTGTACATCAAGCCATTGTTGTCCCTGATGGCTGCAAAATGCAACTGCATGGCAATGTCACGTTTTGCATACGCTTTTGCAAGATGAGTAAGGACGAACGTCTTGTAAGCCTCCACCTCTTCATGGTTCAGGCACTTGCCATTCATCTTCTTGGCGAAGATTTCATTGACTTCCCGCTCGCTCTTGAAAACAGCTGGAGCGGTCACCAATGCATGGTCGCTTGCCTTGCATCCCATGCTCACAAAGAAATCCAGTCGATCGATCAGGATTGCAACAACATCGCTGACCAAGGTGATGGATTTCCCGGAAACAGTTTCCAAGGATTCCATATAGGCGCAGAATGTCTCTTTCTCAATGTTCAATGCCTTGTCAGGACGGAAGGAGGGTATTACTTTGGCGGGGACTTCCTTCTGTGAGGCAATTTGCTTATGGTATGCCAAATCATCAGCAGGATCATCGGTGGTTCCTACCGCGTAAACCTTGAACTGTTGCATGATACCTGTTACTGAG
This sequence is a window from uncultured Sphaerochaeta sp.. Protein-coding genes within it:
- a CDS encoding sugar kinase; this translates as MGNTFVTFGEIMLRLKSPGHERFFQSPALEATFGGGEANVAVSLSLLGKASRFVSALPSNAIGEAAVREVRKYGVDTSAIKMTKNGRVGIYFLETGANQRPSSVVYDRAESSIALSKPSDFDFKSVLADAQWFHITGITPAISQDAADSSLAAMKAAKEAGATVSIDLNYRKKLWNYGKKAPEVMRELVKFADVIIANEEDIQKCLGIEAKVDVTSGELDTDVYKDLTEEVKRQFPNVSVVAVTLRESKSADHNGWSAALSGKSGFYLSKHYEITDIIDRVGGGDSFSAGLVFALSEYGDDEQYVINFAVAASALKHSIDGDFNLSTKAEVEALCKGDGSGRVQR
- a CDS encoding DUF2202 domain-containing protein, translating into MRKTMILSVIFVVAMGAVLSAQPISEKQAELSQTEEMVETTEFEGLLYMAEEEKLARDVYLALYEKWGSRVFLNIANAEQQHMDAVSAVMKDKEIANPASTSEIGVFHNTEIAKLYESLVAQGSSSIEEAFLVGAIIEDLDIYDLQRYIAASEDEVEIWVYNNLLRGSENHMRAFVRQLDRYGLDYTARYISDAELSRILSRR
- a CDS encoding cupin domain-containing protein, encoding MFVSHRDEIEKKNITEKVIKQVLIGPEQGWEDYVMRMFTLEKEGKAPHHSHPWQHIIFAVEGRGNLFMDGKDYPLESGSVAYVPDGIDHQISNAGEEQFVFICIVPKRGDA
- a CDS encoding Gfo/Idh/MocA family oxidoreductase, which translates into the protein MQQIRWGIIGCGNVTEVKSGPGFQKAEGASLVAVMRRNAEKAADYAGRHGVETWYDDALKLIEDPQVDAIYIATHPDSHHYYTLLAAAKGKPVYCEKPLGVSYAQSKEMVEYCKQHSIPFFSAYYRRALPKYLMIKEMIDSGKLGEIRAVHVELLQTIKPEDTVDKGRWRVQPEKSGGGLLLDVGSHSLDLIDFYFGPIIEATGEGRNQSQTYGADDIVHGSFRTERGVCGTGLWCFNTCKDEDTTTIFGSKGILSYSVLDIGKPITLETEKGTEVLAVPEPPEHVAQPLIQTVTDELLGKGHCLSTGESGMRTDWVMERLQGK
- a CDS encoding IclR family transcriptional regulator, which codes for MQKLISRVDTMGKKTNPAGEKQQTSGVIRTIVILETLSKHQSINLEQLSKETGLPKATLLRFLSTLVNLGYVYRDNTDLYSLTLKMFSVGSRGLEHIDLIHVANPVAQELCDELGETVHMGVLEEDKAVYVLKKESSFTIRMYSRVGKAIPLYCTAIGKVLLSDMPQDTLDEYLSSVKMKPFTPNTITDIGVLKQELQQIRDRGWASDNEEHEMGTLCIGSPIKDYTGKVVAAMSVSWPLFRFNPEEQEHITKSILAACTNLSHLLGWEEAK
- the uxaC gene encoding glucuronate isomerase, yielding MKQFMDEHFLLQTKTAQKLYHEYAKDQKIYDYHCHLNPKEIAENKKFSTITDAWLGGDHYKWRAMRANGVPEELVTGKDADPYEKFLAWAGTMENALGNPLYHWTHLELQRYFGIHEVLNTKNAKEIYEEANRQFKENKNLSVTGIMQQFKVYAVGTTDDPADDLAYHKQIASQKEVPAKVIPSFRPDKALNIEKETFCAYMESLETVSGKSITLVSDVVAILIDRLDFFVSMGCKASDHALVTAPAVFKSEREVNEIFAKKMNGKCLNHEEVEAYKTFVLTHLAKAYAKRDIAMQLHFAAIRDNNGLMYKKLGPDTGYDASHDKDLAEGLSAFLNNLSATGDVPKTILYTLNPKDYYTLGTLMGCYQDGIPGKMQLGSAWWFADHKDGMEEQMKLLGNVGLLPRFIGMLTDSRSFLSYSRHEYFRRILCNILGTWAEEGEVPYDMEMLGKVVENISFGNAKAYFEG